From the genome of Sphingobacterium kitahiroshimense, one region includes:
- a CDS encoding RNA polymerase sigma factor, translating to MDPGSEYSDNELIILLKQNNEFAFRLIFEEWHKKLYFFCMRYLQNKEQSEETVHDTLVKLWTSRHNIDENLPVGALLYTICKRLCLNRIRDAARAANAASEMWNNYVDLIDNSEERIILSELQDFTNKAVSKLPKQQQLVFKMSRDEGMSQLEIADKLNISKGTVKKHSSEAIKYLKVYFKNHFYLWLILSLLSKL from the coding sequence ATGGATCCAGGTAGTGAGTATTCTGACAATGAACTCATTATTTTGCTTAAACAGAATAATGAGTTTGCATTTCGCCTTATTTTCGAGGAATGGCATAAAAAACTATATTTTTTCTGTATGCGTTATTTACAAAATAAAGAGCAATCGGAAGAAACTGTACATGATACCCTTGTTAAGTTATGGACCTCACGTCATAATATCGATGAAAATTTGCCTGTGGGAGCTCTACTTTATACAATCTGTAAAAGATTATGTTTAAATCGTATACGTGATGCTGCTAGAGCGGCTAATGCAGCCTCCGAAATGTGGAATAATTATGTAGATTTAATTGATAATAGTGAAGAAAGGATAATTTTATCCGAATTGCAAGATTTTACAAATAAAGCTGTTAGCAAGTTGCCGAAACAGCAACAACTCGTTTTTAAAATGAGTAGAGATGAAGGCATGAGTCAATTAGAAATTGCAGATAAACTTAATATTTCAAAGGGAACTGTCAAAAAACATAGTTCTGAAGCTATAAAGTATTTGAAAGTATATTTTAAAAACCATTTTTATTTATGGCTGATCTTAAGTTTATTAAGTAAATTGTAG
- a CDS encoding FecR family protein: protein MKKDTLILQYLLDKYTKREINKEEFDLLLTYFKDHDSYKDVEIFMDKDWETLSEEYPLAKSKSEELFQNILLDSRCNVIDHSKKNGIGIFSVWTLASATAAALIVLGIFLHYKSELKSKINTDQTQFVDIPAGGNRATLTLASGIKIVLNQNKEGLLIGDDVITYSDGSILEKTTEVLSSQSKTIYQTIETPKGGTYQITLSDGTKIWLNAASTLTYPSDLKTSKSRIVSLEGEAYFEVAKDKSRPFIVKSKNQTVKVLGTHFNISCYGDEKSVKTTLIEGSVEVNDVLLRPNEQSILTDNKIKVLTVAAEKSIAWKNGKFVFKSENLGSIMKKLARWYDVEIIVDGDISDKIFTGSISRYDNISKILEKISFTQAVKFKIEGRRIIIMP, encoded by the coding sequence ATGAAAAAAGACACTCTTATATTACAATACCTTCTTGATAAATATACCAAGAGAGAGATAAATAAAGAAGAATTCGATTTGCTCTTGACGTATTTTAAAGATCATGACTCCTATAAAGATGTCGAAATTTTTATGGATAAAGATTGGGAAACCTTGAGTGAAGAGTATCCATTAGCAAAATCTAAAAGTGAAGAGCTCTTTCAAAATATCCTGTTAGACTCACGTTGTAATGTTATTGATCATTCTAAAAAAAATGGAATAGGAATCTTCAGTGTATGGACTTTAGCATCTGCAACAGCTGCTGCGCTTATTGTTTTAGGTATTTTTCTTCATTACAAAAGTGAGCTCAAATCAAAAATTAATACTGATCAAACACAGTTTGTCGACATACCTGCCGGTGGCAATAGGGCGACTTTAACTTTAGCTAGTGGAATAAAAATTGTACTTAATCAAAATAAAGAAGGCCTATTGATAGGAGATGATGTAATTACTTATTCAGACGGATCAATACTTGAAAAAACAACAGAAGTTTTGTCTAGCCAATCTAAAACTATTTATCAAACTATTGAAACTCCAAAAGGAGGTACCTATCAAATCACATTATCTGATGGTACAAAAATATGGCTTAATGCAGCTTCTACTCTGACATACCCGTCTGATCTCAAGACTTCAAAATCTAGGATAGTTAGCCTTGAAGGTGAAGCGTATTTTGAAGTTGCAAAGGATAAGTCCCGACCATTTATAGTTAAAAGTAAGAATCAAACTGTAAAAGTTTTGGGTACACATTTTAATATTAGCTGTTATGGGGATGAAAAAAGTGTCAAAACGACATTGATTGAAGGTTCTGTTGAGGTAAATGATGTTTTATTGAGACCTAATGAACAATCAATTCTCACAGATAATAAAATCAAAGTCTTAACTGTAGCGGCAGAAAAATCCATAGCATGGAAGAATGGCAAATTTGTCTTTAAGAGCGAAAATCTGGGAAGTATAATGAAAAAATTAGCACGATGGTATGATGTTGAAATTATAGTGGATGGAGATATTAGTGATAAGATATTTACAGGTTCTATCAGCCGATATGATAATATTTCTAAAATATTAGAAAAAATATCATTTACTCAAGCTGTAAAGTTTAAAATAGAAGGAAGGAGGATCATAATTATGCCATAG
- a CDS encoding SusC/RagA family TonB-linked outer membrane protein, with product MKINERPGGNSYVGTLRKILILMKLTTFILLISLVQVSAITNAQITIKERNITLQKIMDKISLQSGYDFIYLDSDLINLKAISVDLKNENINTALKICFADQPLTYFVNDKTVMIKKKQSYLLNSVVQSILVQDIKGIVLDEKGAPLAGVTVRLKGSKIVVTTDGQGQFFLNKVGKEQQLQVSFVGYRTKDIVIGVSRDITVKMELATSVLEEVAVVNTGYQTISKERATGAFNTISQEQLEKPATSIAQRLIGTTAGMQATLDADGNPRFEIRGQSALNIRDGFGVRNQNAAPLVVVDGFPIQGDFSTINPNDVETVTVLKDAAAASIWGAKSANGVIVVVTKKGKKGTPLAINFSAFTRISKKLDLDYVNPLASSSETIDYEMKSFGNWGASINGGNFPNDVYKAWSPGTIALSEYNLGHISLQDRDALLTKYKGLSNKKQIKDELLKNPSVQQYNLDFSGSNERMSNRVSLLYENTQSNFKYSDNKKYNVNYNTSADIFKWLKLNFGGLVNYNKINRSGANYNVNPYGSPNPLADIANIAPYEMLRNEDGSLNNIGKYYTPIIDKLVPTSLFPYADWTYNPIQEIENRKYTSEQLNTRLQAGLSFKIIKGLTFDTKIQYELFNTTNRNWNNENTFYVRNIVNSAASWNRVTNRVTPNLPKGGILEQGRVKTESYIFRNQLNFERKFKEDHEISFIGGTEINNLVSQTFTSPTAYGYNSETLGVGIFPNGPGTPTAPIVDWTGFNQSFEYVNKFTHVTDRYFSLFGNASYTYKRKYTLSGSIRTDASNLITDDPSYRYAPFWSLGGSWQISKEQFMQESKWIDHLALRATYGYNGNVDRSTSFRPLIAIEPSPNLYTGDYRATISSYGNPNLRWEKTGTWNIGVDYSLFGGSIFGKVDVYNKAGKDLIATLSIPGVNGTTRQNLNNAAMTNKGIELEIGTVQRLRGNDIVWRGNANFSYNKNQITKLFVANYYASSLVGGGSNAYVEGEDSNTLWAYEYTGVKNNQPTIAGPNGTFFDFATNTPGNGTTYLLNMGTTVAPYTLGFTNSFKVYDFNFSFIVTGKFGHKFKREGFNYPATLQSRVLPNKKINEVLNGDLMQVIPLPLNQIEPRYYFWGRFHPYMNYLVENASHIRMQEINLTYNLPFRLGSKINLKRVQVFAQGNDLFTVVANKAGEDPEYPLGTLKPQPRISLGIKCEL from the coding sequence ATGAAAATTAATGAAAGACCGGGGGGAAATTCTTATGTCGGAACCCTCCGAAAAATATTGATTCTTATGAAACTCACGACATTCATATTGCTTATCTCCTTAGTTCAGGTAAGTGCTATAACAAATGCCCAAATCACAATTAAGGAGAGAAATATTACTCTTCAAAAAATAATGGACAAAATTAGTTTGCAAAGTGGCTATGATTTTATCTATTTAGACAGTGATCTTATAAATTTGAAGGCTATAAGTGTTGATTTAAAAAACGAAAACATCAATACTGCTTTGAAAATCTGTTTCGCAGATCAACCTTTGACCTATTTTGTAAATGACAAAACTGTCATGATTAAAAAAAAGCAATCTTATCTACTCAATTCGGTTGTTCAATCTATTTTAGTCCAAGATATTAAAGGTATCGTACTTGATGAAAAAGGAGCACCCTTAGCAGGAGTAACTGTTAGGTTGAAGGGCTCAAAAATAGTCGTCACTACCGATGGGCAAGGTCAGTTTTTTTTAAATAAAGTTGGTAAAGAACAGCAACTCCAGGTCTCATTTGTGGGTTATCGAACAAAAGATATAGTAATTGGGGTATCACGCGATATTACTGTTAAAATGGAACTAGCAACTTCTGTTCTGGAGGAGGTCGCGGTTGTCAATACCGGATACCAGACAATCTCTAAGGAGAGGGCGACAGGAGCTTTTAATACGATTAGTCAAGAACAGTTAGAAAAACCTGCAACAAGTATTGCTCAACGCTTGATCGGTACCACGGCTGGTATGCAGGCTACCTTGGATGCTGATGGCAATCCAAGGTTTGAAATAAGGGGCCAATCTGCATTAAATATTAGGGACGGTTTTGGTGTCCGCAATCAGAATGCGGCACCACTAGTTGTTGTAGATGGATTCCCGATTCAGGGCGATTTTAGTACAATAAATCCTAATGATGTTGAAACTGTGACCGTACTGAAGGACGCTGCAGCAGCTTCCATTTGGGGAGCTAAATCAGCTAATGGCGTTATTGTCGTTGTGACAAAAAAAGGTAAAAAAGGTACTCCACTCGCTATAAACTTTTCAGCCTTTACTCGTATTTCAAAAAAACTGGATCTTGATTATGTAAATCCGTTGGCATCATCTTCTGAAACGATAGATTACGAAATGAAATCTTTTGGAAATTGGGGTGCAAGTATTAATGGAGGGAATTTTCCTAATGATGTTTATAAAGCGTGGTCTCCTGGTACAATTGCATTGAGTGAATATAATTTGGGACATATCTCGCTTCAGGATCGTGATGCTTTACTTACAAAATACAAAGGGCTAAGTAACAAAAAACAGATTAAGGATGAATTGTTAAAAAACCCATCAGTTCAACAATACAATTTGGATTTCTCTGGTTCAAATGAAAGAATGAGCAACCGTGTATCCCTACTTTATGAGAACACACAATCAAATTTCAAATATTCAGACAATAAGAAATATAATGTTAATTATAACACTTCAGCGGATATATTTAAGTGGTTAAAACTAAATTTTGGCGGACTTGTAAACTATAATAAGATCAATAGAAGTGGAGCAAACTATAATGTCAATCCGTATGGGTCTCCTAATCCATTGGCTGATATTGCTAATATTGCACCATATGAAATGCTTAGGAATGAAGATGGTTCTCTCAATAATATAGGTAAATATTATACACCTATTATTGATAAGTTAGTACCAACATCGTTGTTTCCATATGCTGATTGGACATATAATCCAATTCAGGAAATTGAAAATAGAAAATATACGAGTGAGCAGTTGAATACACGGTTACAAGCAGGACTTTCTTTTAAGATTATTAAGGGACTTACATTTGATACTAAGATTCAATATGAGTTATTTAATACTACCAATAGAAATTGGAACAATGAAAACACTTTTTATGTAAGGAATATTGTTAATTCGGCGGCGAGCTGGAATCGGGTTACAAATCGTGTGACGCCAAATCTACCTAAAGGAGGAATTCTTGAACAAGGTCGAGTCAAAACAGAATCCTATATTTTCAGGAACCAATTAAATTTTGAAAGGAAGTTTAAGGAAGATCATGAAATTTCATTTATTGGAGGTACCGAAATCAATAATCTTGTATCACAAACTTTTACGTCCCCTACCGCTTATGGATATAATAGTGAAACGCTTGGCGTAGGAATATTTCCAAATGGTCCAGGTACGCCAACTGCTCCAATAGTTGACTGGACAGGTTTCAATCAATCATTTGAATATGTTAATAAATTTACGCATGTGACCGATCGATACTTTTCGCTATTTGGTAATGCCTCTTATACGTATAAAAGAAAATATACATTATCTGGTAGTATACGTACAGATGCTTCAAATCTTATTACAGACGACCCATCTTATCGCTATGCTCCTTTCTGGTCATTGGGAGGTAGTTGGCAAATAAGCAAAGAACAATTTATGCAAGAAAGTAAATGGATTGATCATTTAGCACTAAGAGCTACTTATGGCTATAATGGAAATGTCGATAGGTCGACTTCTTTCCGCCCTCTCATTGCCATAGAGCCATCTCCTAATCTTTATACAGGAGATTATAGAGCCACAATATCTAGTTATGGAAATCCTAATCTTCGTTGGGAGAAAACAGGAACTTGGAATATTGGTGTTGATTATAGTTTGTTCGGCGGATCTATTTTTGGTAAAGTTGATGTGTATAACAAGGCAGGTAAGGATTTAATTGCTACCCTTTCTATTCCAGGAGTAAATGGAACCACACGTCAAAACCTGAATAATGCAGCAATGACGAATAAGGGTATTGAACTGGAAATTGGTACCGTGCAACGTTTGAGAGGTAATGACATTGTATGGCGAGGAAATGCTAACTTTTCTTATAATAAAAATCAGATAACCAAATTATTTGTTGCAAATTATTATGCTTCGTCACTTGTTGGTGGAGGTTCGAATGCTTACGTAGAAGGTGAGGATTCAAATACACTTTGGGCTTATGAATATACTGGTGTAAAAAACAATCAGCCTACTATCGCTGGACCAAATGGTACTTTTTTTGATTTTGCAACGAATACCCCGGGCAATGGGACGACATATTTATTAAATATGGGAACTACAGTTGCGCCTTACACGTTAGGGTTTACAAACTCATTTAAAGTCTACGATTTTAATTTTTCTTTTATAGTTACTGGGAAATTTGGGCATAAATTTAAGAGGGAAGGGTTTAATTATCCAGCAACTCTACAATCTAGAGTATTACCTAATAAAAAGATTAATGAAGTATTAAATGGAGATCTAATGCAGGTTATTCCGCTACCGCTTAATCAAATAGAGCCACGGTACTATTTTTGGGGTAGATTTCATCCTTATATGAATTATTTGGTTGAGAATGCTTCTCATATTCGGATGCAGGAAATCAATTTAACATATAATCTTCCTTTCAGATTGGGATCGAAAATCAATTTGAAACGTGTACAAGTATTCGCTCAGGGAAATGATTTATTCACGGTTGTAGCTAATAAAGCTGGGGAAGATCCAGAATATCCTTTAGGTACTCTAAAACCGCAACCACGAATTTCTTTGGGTATCAAATGTGAACTATAA
- a CDS encoding RagB/SusD family nutrient uptake outer membrane protein, translating to MKNRYVYNYNLLILLSSSILFLGCKRFLEEPPSKTSALVVKTTAQINALLDNQSTFFQEDNRTQVYGTDDWGMNVDLYNGGRSVLSNIASIQFSTWDSQYLLNDISDNFWSNEYKKIFTANMALSSLANVTGSEQDKEIIRTDAHFIRAYSYWALVNTYCLPYTEENKNELGLPIKTSTSFEEPIERQPLQKVYELIESDLSEALKTSVSLTQSGRPRHWRASKEAVNAFAARYFLHKNNYNKAVEHADETLKGYNLLVDYNTEMRYGIDGTAGINAGTPQAETVTLKYPYTHNNQSDQTDMIAWKEFLYFRMLSLGTWWYIPSKELLALYDKENDLRYKYHMVENYSYDRGMVKPAYSYPGYVFFFKQWTPSGPTVAETLLIKAEAQARLNEVQNAMNTVNILRSKRMKPGPWVDLTASSKEDAIKKILEERRREMPFVQRWFDIRRYNNNEDPNDDIILTRDFYPYNGTNVLFNEPVKTYTLPKNSRRYASPIPSTEIISSNGVIVQNNY from the coding sequence ATGAAAAATAGATATGTATATAATTATAACCTCTTAATTTTGCTTTCTTCATCGATCCTATTTTTAGGATGTAAGCGCTTTTTAGAAGAACCACCATCTAAGACCTCGGCTCTGGTTGTGAAAACAACAGCACAGATCAATGCTTTATTAGATAATCAGTCTACTTTTTTTCAAGAAGATAACCGTACGCAAGTGTATGGAACAGACGATTGGGGAATGAATGTTGACTTATATAATGGTGGACGTTCTGTGCTTTCCAATATTGCAAGTATCCAATTTTCTACTTGGGATTCTCAATATTTGCTCAATGATATTTCCGATAATTTTTGGTCCAATGAATACAAGAAAATATTTACAGCGAATATGGCGTTGAGTAGTCTGGCGAATGTAACAGGATCAGAGCAAGATAAAGAAATTATAAGAACTGATGCCCATTTTATCCGAGCTTACAGTTATTGGGCACTTGTAAATACCTACTGCCTACCGTACACAGAGGAAAATAAAAATGAATTAGGTCTTCCTATTAAAACAAGTACGAGTTTTGAAGAACCGATTGAACGGCAGCCTTTACAGAAAGTATATGAACTAATTGAATCAGATCTTTCAGAGGCTCTTAAGACATCGGTTTCTTTGACACAGTCAGGCCGTCCTCGACATTGGCGAGCAAGTAAAGAAGCCGTGAATGCTTTCGCAGCTCGTTATTTTCTGCATAAAAATAATTATAATAAAGCCGTAGAACATGCGGATGAAACTTTAAAGGGGTATAATTTACTCGTTGATTATAACACCGAGATGCGCTATGGAATTGATGGCACTGCCGGAATAAATGCAGGAACGCCCCAAGCGGAAACAGTAACGCTGAAATATCCATATACACATAACAACCAAAGTGACCAAACAGATATGATCGCATGGAAGGAGTTCCTTTATTTTCGGATGTTAAGTTTAGGAACTTGGTGGTATATTCCAAGTAAAGAATTACTTGCTCTTTATGATAAAGAGAATGATTTAAGATATAAATACCATATGGTAGAAAACTATTCTTACGATCGTGGTATGGTAAAACCAGCGTATAGTTATCCGGGATATGTTTTCTTTTTCAAACAATGGACACCTTCTGGCCCAACAGTAGCGGAAACACTTTTAATAAAAGCAGAAGCACAAGCGCGTCTAAATGAAGTTCAAAATGCAATGAATACAGTAAACATTTTACGGTCAAAAAGAATGAAGCCAGGACCTTGGGTAGATCTAACGGCAAGCTCTAAAGAAGATGCAATAAAAAAGATTCTAGAAGAAAGAAGAAGAGAAATGCCATTTGTACAACGGTGGTTTGATATTCGACGATACAATAATAATGAAGATCCAAATGATGATATCATTTTGACGAGAGACTTTTATCCCTATAATGGTACAAATGTATTGTTCAACGAACCTGTTAAAACCTATACTTTGCCCAAAAATTCTAGAAGATATGCCAGTCCAATTCCTTCAACAGAGATCATTTCTAGCAATGGAGTAATTGTTCAAAATAATTATTAA
- a CDS encoding TlpA disulfide reductase family protein: MMKTSTIISIVLYIILASVGSKAQAQKSKEDNYQINGQIKGLNNNQIFIIVYKEGNEKTDTLTTISVGEKFEMKGFTDKSRSVQLHLGEINPRKNSYFYLEPGIIKITGNVDHPDEIKILGTETNEAYTRTQEFLVPLYKRRSALIQQIRNLKEGTPDYKNLAVSIKSKSDSVNDYKILFIKENPRSDISLGYLYVLQDNLPVGLADSLYTNLVPNLRSTVQGKYIGDKLAASKTVAVGKKAPDFTSSDTTGAAIKLSDFKGKYVLLEFWAHWCVPCRAQHPHMKVIYDKFKDKGFTILQYSIDVKKDEKKWKEAIVKDGLVWPQASDLSNGKAPVAELYGVQPIPDSFLISPDGTIIGRRLSHQELEDILSQKLSK; this comes from the coding sequence ATGATGAAAACGTCAACAATCATAAGTATAGTGCTATATATTATTTTAGCATCTGTAGGTAGCAAAGCTCAAGCCCAAAAATCCAAAGAAGACAATTATCAAATCAATGGACAGATAAAAGGATTGAATAATAATCAGATCTTTATCATTGTTTATAAAGAAGGTAATGAAAAAACTGATACGTTAACAACGATCAGCGTAGGTGAAAAATTTGAGATGAAAGGGTTTACAGATAAGTCTAGATCAGTACAACTGCATTTGGGAGAAATAAATCCTCGTAAAAATTCTTACTTTTATTTAGAGCCCGGAATAATAAAAATTACAGGAAACGTTGATCATCCTGATGAAATCAAAATATTGGGTACGGAAACAAATGAAGCTTATACCAGAACACAAGAGTTTTTAGTGCCTTTGTATAAAAGAAGATCTGCATTGATCCAACAGATACGAAATCTAAAAGAGGGTACTCCCGATTACAAAAACTTAGCAGTATCAATAAAAAGTAAGAGTGATTCGGTAAACGATTACAAGATTTTATTTATAAAGGAAAACCCGCGCTCAGATATTAGTTTGGGTTATTTATATGTTCTTCAAGATAACCTTCCGGTTGGTCTCGCAGACTCATTATACACAAACCTAGTTCCCAACCTAAGGTCAACAGTACAGGGCAAATATATTGGTGATAAATTAGCAGCAAGTAAAACCGTTGCAGTAGGTAAGAAAGCACCTGATTTCACATCTTCAGACACCACCGGAGCAGCTATAAAATTAAGTGATTTTAAAGGAAAATATGTGTTGCTTGAATTTTGGGCACACTGGTGTGTACCTTGTCGAGCGCAACATCCCCATATGAAGGTTATTTATGACAAGTTTAAAGATAAAGGGTTTACCATATTGCAATATTCCATTGACGTGAAAAAAGATGAAAAAAAATGGAAAGAGGCAATTGTTAAAGATGGATTAGTATGGCCACAGGCTTCTGATCTTTCTAACGGTAAAGCTCCAGTGGCAGAACTTTACGGCGTTCAACCAATACCTGACAGTTTTCTGATCTCTCCTGATGGAACCATTATTGGACGTAGATTAAGTCATCAAGAACTAGAAGATATACTTAGCCAAAAATTAAGTAAATGA
- a CDS encoding FUSC family protein, translated as MIKIALRNSAGLLNEFGPEALRACLSAMIPAFLIGYYYHLDYSVPFLIAAMNASMTDFPGRQKDKLLVARSGIFWTMTIALTVGVLLPYPIFLIVAVSAAAAIFTMFTALGKRIGMVGVTNLFMITFTMGLHPHDPLQFALFAGAGTAFYHLVSIIHSRLFPLWELKRALNICYLTSAQLLRVKAKYYVKDDPLNQIYKEAAQISIRLAEQHELIRYLLLQNKNTFQNETAYPLWIHAYQLIDLYSLATSVNRDYQEIRMELDQIGASKKVKALILAVADCVETTMHNQKNNSKDSYYIQQISRGIEDLEQINFRHNKSANEALIDVIENSTAFIQSRRLLEEGNEDHLVKAFYDRQIDYDSFITPVKSSIKDIWYHIHSYTPLSMFALRMAFLFLVGGIFGYILSEMKYTYWIFMTIIVVTRPTFSATVVRNIDRLTGTMIGLILGSLIVNLTTDIYYSILFAGILMFCFLIFNRRYYDISVAFITASVVVALNLTEHNIINISTNRLLFTCLGCGLSVLCWYLIPIRAGQKIDIIIKNVLQENNKFKEAVMDFLHLPNDQSHLNMRVARKKAFMSLTALSDSCFLTQKEPGLAKGYRKKIMNLHAHSYHYHELISSFLIENKADKNKSRCNTKSNERRFQKIKQLNGRISKDIANLNFKPTNESVTRNVSGGE; from the coding sequence ATGATTAAAATAGCATTACGCAATTCAGCGGGGCTCTTAAATGAATTTGGACCGGAGGCTTTAAGAGCTTGTCTTTCGGCAATGATACCCGCATTTTTGATCGGATATTATTATCATCTGGACTATAGTGTTCCATTTTTAATCGCGGCCATGAATGCCTCAATGACAGATTTTCCTGGTCGCCAAAAAGATAAATTGCTTGTTGCTAGATCTGGTATATTCTGGACAATGACAATAGCATTGACAGTTGGAGTCTTGCTCCCATACCCTATTTTTCTTATCGTAGCAGTAAGTGCTGCTGCCGCCATCTTCACGATGTTTACAGCGCTCGGAAAACGTATAGGTATGGTAGGAGTAACAAATCTGTTTATGATTACTTTTACAATGGGGTTGCATCCTCATGATCCGTTACAATTTGCTCTATTTGCAGGGGCTGGAACTGCATTTTATCATTTGGTCAGTATAATTCACTCTCGTTTATTTCCGCTATGGGAACTTAAACGTGCTCTTAACATTTGCTATCTTACATCAGCTCAGTTACTACGGGTAAAAGCAAAATATTATGTTAAAGATGATCCTTTAAATCAAATTTACAAGGAAGCAGCCCAAATCAGTATCCGTTTAGCAGAACAGCATGAGCTGATACGCTATCTCTTACTACAAAATAAAAACACTTTTCAAAATGAAACTGCATATCCGCTTTGGATACATGCTTACCAATTGATTGACCTCTATTCCTTGGCCACTTCCGTAAATAGAGATTACCAAGAGATTCGTATGGAGCTTGATCAAATCGGAGCTTCAAAAAAAGTTAAAGCATTAATACTGGCTGTTGCAGATTGTGTTGAAACAACAATGCACAATCAAAAAAATAATAGCAAAGATTCATATTACATCCAGCAAATCTCTAGAGGTATAGAAGATCTGGAGCAAATAAACTTTCGCCATAATAAAAGTGCAAATGAAGCACTAATTGATGTTATCGAAAATTCAACAGCTTTTATACAATCTAGACGACTATTAGAGGAAGGTAATGAAGATCATCTAGTTAAGGCATTCTATGATCGTCAAATCGATTATGATAGCTTTATTACTCCGGTAAAATCATCAATAAAAGATATCTGGTATCATATTCATTCCTATACACCATTATCGATGTTTGCTCTCCGGATGGCTTTTTTATTTTTAGTAGGCGGGATTTTTGGGTATATATTATCAGAAATGAAATATACCTACTGGATCTTTATGACTATCATTGTCGTTACTAGGCCAACTTTCTCGGCTACAGTTGTTCGCAATATTGATAGACTGACCGGAACCATGATCGGTTTAATTTTAGGATCATTAATAGTTAATCTAACAACGGATATTTATTATTCTATCCTTTTCGCTGGAATACTTATGTTCTGTTTTTTAATTTTTAACCGCCGCTATTATGATATTTCTGTCGCTTTTATTACCGCATCTGTTGTCGTAGCTTTAAACTTAACAGAGCACAATATAATTAACATTTCGACAAACCGCCTATTATTTACTTGTTTAGGATGTGGACTATCAGTTTTGTGCTGGTATTTAATTCCAATAAGAGCCGGTCAAAAGATAGATATTATAATCAAAAATGTACTGCAGGAAAATAATAAATTTAAGGAGGCTGTAATGGACTTTCTTCACCTACCCAATGATCAATCTCACTTAAACATGAGAGTTGCCAGGAAAAAAGCCTTTATGTCATTGACTGCACTATCAGACTCCTGTTTTTTAACTCAAAAAGAACCAGGTCTTGCTAAGGGATATAGAAAGAAAATAATGAATCTGCATGCCCATTCCTATCACTACCACGAATTAATATCAAGCTTTTTGATAGAGAATAAAGCTGATAAAAATAAAAGTCGCTGCAACACAAAATCAAATGAAAGACGTTTTCAAAAAATAAAACAGCTAAACGGGCGTATAAGTAAAGATATAGCAAACTTAAATTTTAAGCCTACAAACGAGAGTGTAACTAGAAATGTGTCAGGGGGAGAATAA